From the Roseibium salinum genome, one window contains:
- the folD gene encoding bifunctional methylenetetrahydrofolate dehydrogenase/methenyltetrahydrofolate cyclohydrolase FolD — MPKAQIIDGKAIASSVRDEITRRAAKLLETSGKRPGLAVVLVGEDPASQVYVRNKDRAAEACGFHSLKHTLPTETSEEEVLALVEQLNNDPDIHGILVQLPLPGHIDEGKVLRLIRPEKDVDGFHPVNVGLLTTGERESALVPCTPAGSLVLLKRTLGDTLSGKNAVVVGRSNIVGKPMASLLLQESCTVTIAHSRTRDLPDVVRGADIVVAAVGRPEMIRGDWIKPGATVIDVGINRIPAPELGEDKSRLVGDVAFSEAVEHAGAITPVPGGVGPMTIAMLMANTLTAARRLLGLAEEEPLF; from the coding sequence ATGCCCAAGGCTCAAATCATTGATGGTAAGGCCATCGCAAGTTCCGTGCGCGATGAAATCACCCGCCGTGCAGCCAAATTGCTGGAAACCAGCGGCAAGCGTCCCGGGCTGGCTGTCGTTCTTGTCGGCGAGGATCCGGCAAGCCAGGTCTATGTGCGCAACAAGGACCGCGCGGCCGAGGCCTGTGGCTTTCATTCGCTCAAGCATACGCTGCCCACTGAAACCAGCGAGGAAGAGGTGCTTGCCCTTGTCGAGCAGCTCAACAACGATCCGGATATCCACGGCATTCTCGTGCAGCTTCCCCTGCCCGGCCATATTGACGAAGGCAAGGTCCTTCGCCTGATCCGTCCGGAAAAGGATGTCGACGGCTTCCACCCGGTCAATGTGGGCCTTCTGACCACCGGCGAACGCGAAAGTGCCCTTGTTCCCTGCACGCCCGCCGGCAGCCTCGTTCTCCTCAAGCGCACGCTGGGGGACACGCTGTCCGGAAAGAACGCCGTCGTGGTGGGCCGGTCGAACATCGTCGGCAAACCGATGGCGAGCCTGCTGCTTCAGGAAAGCTGCACCGTGACCATCGCCCACAGTCGGACAAGAGATCTACCCGATGTGGTGCGCGGGGCGGACATCGTCGTTGCCGCCGTCGGGCGGCCGGAGATGATCAGGGGCGACTGGATCAAGCCTGGCGCCACGGTGATCGACGTGGGCATCAACCGCATTCCGGCCCCCGAACTGGGCGAAGACAAGTCGCGGCTGGTCGGCGACGTGGCATTCAGCGAGGCCGTCGAGCATGCCGGCGCCATCACGCCGGTTCCCGGCGGCGTCGGCCCCATGACCATTGCCATGCTCATGGCCAACACGCTGACCGCCGCACGCCGGCTGCTCGGTCTTGCGGAAGAAGAACCTCTGTTTTGA
- the bmt gene encoding betaine--homocysteine S-methyltransferase — translation MSKLEDLLARKGALLADGATGTNLFDMGLVSGDAPELWNVEEPEKIKALHQSFVDAGADIILTNTFGCNRHRLKLHNAQDRVSELNIAAVRLAREVADCVDRDVLIGGSIGPTGELFQPLGALSYEDAVAAFREQMEALVEGGVDILWVETMSAVEEMKAAAEAAKGLDVPLVITASFDTAGKTMMGLAPKGLGDLQSQFACRPVAIGSNCGVGASDLLAAIMDITEAHPDAIVVAKANCGIPQIRGDEVVYTGTPDLMAKYTHIALDAGARIIGGCCGTSPVHLTAMREALDTHHAGRRPTLDEVITDIGPLVSPPNREADAARAEGDGAGRRRGRRRS, via the coding sequence ATGTCCAAGCTGGAAGATCTTCTGGCCCGCAAGGGAGCGCTCCTGGCCGATGGGGCAACGGGAACGAATCTCTTCGATATGGGTCTCGTTTCAGGCGACGCGCCGGAGCTTTGGAACGTTGAAGAACCGGAAAAAATCAAGGCCCTGCACCAGTCCTTCGTCGATGCCGGCGCCGACATCATCCTAACCAACACGTTCGGCTGCAACCGGCACCGGCTGAAACTCCACAACGCCCAAGACCGCGTGAGCGAATTGAACATCGCCGCGGTCAGGCTTGCCCGGGAAGTCGCCGACTGTGTGGATCGCGACGTCCTTATCGGCGGTTCCATCGGGCCGACCGGTGAGCTCTTCCAGCCCCTGGGCGCGCTCAGCTACGAAGATGCTGTTGCAGCCTTCAGGGAACAGATGGAGGCCCTGGTCGAAGGCGGTGTCGACATTCTGTGGGTCGAAACCATGTCGGCTGTCGAGGAAATGAAGGCCGCCGCGGAAGCGGCAAAGGGCCTCGATGTGCCGCTGGTGATTACTGCCAGCTTCGATACGGCGGGCAAGACCATGATGGGTCTTGCGCCAAAGGGGCTGGGGGATCTTCAGTCACAGTTTGCCTGCAGGCCGGTTGCTATCGGTTCCAACTGCGGCGTCGGCGCATCCGACCTGCTGGCCGCGATCATGGATATTACCGAAGCCCATCCCGACGCGATCGTCGTCGCCAAGGCCAATTGCGGCATTCCGCAGATCAGGGGCGACGAGGTCGTCTACACCGGCACGCCGGACCTGATGGCGAAATACACCCATATCGCTCTTGATGCCGGCGCCAGGATCATCGGCGGCTGCTGCGGCACCTCGCCGGTTCACCTGACGGCCATGCGTGAGGCACTCGACACGCACCACGCCGGCAGGCGGCCGACGCTTGACGAAGTGATAACGGACATCGGGCCCTTGGTGTCGCCGCCCAACAGGGAAGCGGATGCCGCACGTGCGGAGGGAGACGGCGCAGGCCGCCGCCGCGGGCGCAGGCGGAGTTAG
- a CDS encoding autotransporter assembly complex family protein, whose amino-acid sequence MKGLPSCKPGARPGAFEYAVHTPVAFSAPGAFGVARLLIPAGLVCMVLAVTALPAHSFEIFGWNPFGSSEDVDPVPDPLPYEAELSVSGDDDDLSKELSAASLLVREQKKPPSGEAGLVARALSDRERLIAQLYADGRYGGTVDIALAGIPLESVLERSGLPDGRPVKVSILINPGPVFTFRDVSISAKGSELSTDPSLWGLSGGDTAEADKIRTAEQRMVNVLRGRGFPKANIAERQITADHSTNTLAVTIVAEAGPQARFGAVSVQGMEVTDPEFVVRQAMLPQGEIYSPEDLARARRRLNDLGIFSSVRIIEGGIEDPDGTMPITIEVTERKRNVIGAGATWSSTEGFGVESYWRRRNLFGRGELLSIEGAVGRIGNQSLTDLEYSGRIAFEKPGVFGPLTSFSTSLQAKQEHPEAYKSRSITYDAYLNREFTEQLKGRAGAEVYYANEEDAFGEEDYLLVGLPTLLTFDNRDDLLNPSKGVFAALSAEPVYDTFNSNAMGFVKGTVSSYYALDEAKRFILAGKASAGTIYAPSVEAVPASRRYIAGGGGSIRGYAYRNVGPRVNGEVTGGRSLIELSGEVRVKMTETIGIVGFVDAGNAYEDSFPDFSEGLKIGVGAGVRYFTPIGPLRIDAAIPLDPEQDDPDFALYVGLSQAF is encoded by the coding sequence GTGAAGGGTCTTCCGTCCTGCAAACCCGGCGCGCGTCCGGGTGCGTTTGAATACGCCGTTCATACACCGGTTGCCTTCTCGGCGCCCGGTGCGTTTGGCGTTGCCAGGCTGCTGATTCCCGCCGGTCTCGTTTGCATGGTTCTGGCCGTCACCGCCCTGCCTGCCCATTCCTTCGAAATTTTCGGCTGGAACCCGTTCGGTTCTTCCGAGGATGTCGACCCGGTTCCCGACCCGCTCCCCTATGAGGCCGAGCTTTCGGTGTCGGGTGACGACGACGATCTTTCCAAGGAATTGAGCGCGGCCTCGTTGCTGGTGCGCGAGCAGAAGAAGCCGCCTTCCGGTGAGGCCGGACTGGTTGCACGCGCGCTCTCGGACCGGGAACGGCTGATTGCGCAGCTTTATGCCGACGGACGCTATGGTGGAACGGTCGATATCGCCCTCGCCGGTATCCCGCTCGAAAGCGTACTGGAGCGCAGCGGCCTGCCGGACGGGCGGCCCGTCAAGGTCTCCATTCTGATCAACCCCGGACCGGTGTTCACATTCCGGGATGTGTCGATCTCCGCCAAGGGCAGCGAGCTGTCCACGGATCCTTCCCTTTGGGGTCTGTCGGGCGGAGACACGGCGGAAGCGGACAAGATCCGGACCGCGGAACAGCGCATGGTGAACGTTCTTCGGGGACGCGGCTTTCCGAAGGCGAATATTGCGGAGCGGCAGATAACCGCCGACCACAGCACCAACACGCTGGCGGTTACAATCGTTGCGGAAGCCGGTCCGCAAGCCAGATTCGGGGCGGTATCCGTCCAGGGAATGGAAGTCACCGATCCGGAGTTCGTCGTCCGGCAGGCAATGCTGCCGCAAGGAGAGATCTATTCTCCCGAAGATCTGGCGCGGGCCCGCCGGCGGTTGAACGATCTCGGCATCTTCTCATCCGTCCGGATCATCGAAGGTGGGATCGAAGACCCGGACGGCACCATGCCGATCACGATCGAGGTTACCGAGCGCAAGCGCAATGTGATCGGTGCGGGTGCGACCTGGTCCAGCACGGAAGGGTTCGGTGTCGAATCCTATTGGCGCCGCAGAAACCTGTTCGGCCGCGGCGAACTTCTGTCCATCGAGGGTGCCGTCGGACGGATCGGCAACCAGAGCCTGACCGATCTCGAGTATTCCGGCCGGATTGCGTTTGAAAAGCCCGGCGTTTTCGGCCCGCTGACCAGTTTCTCGACCAGTCTCCAGGCCAAGCAGGAACATCCCGAGGCCTACAAGAGCCGTTCGATCACCTATGACGCCTATTTGAACCGGGAGTTCACGGAGCAGCTCAAGGGGCGCGCCGGGGCAGAAGTCTATTACGCCAACGAAGAAGATGCCTTCGGCGAGGAAGACTATCTGCTCGTCGGCCTGCCGACGCTCCTCACCTTCGACAACCGGGATGATCTTCTCAATCCCTCCAAAGGCGTCTTCGCCGCGCTTTCCGCCGAACCGGTCTATGACACGTTTAACTCCAACGCGATGGGTTTCGTGAAAGGCACGGTTTCCAGCTATTATGCGCTGGACGAGGCGAAACGCTTCATACTGGCCGGAAAGGCCTCCGCGGGTACCATCTACGCCCCTTCCGTCGAGGCTGTTCCCGCCAGCCGCCGCTATATCGCCGGCGGCGGAGGATCGATCCGCGGCTACGCCTACCGCAATGTCGGGCCGCGTGTGAACGGCGAAGTGACCGGTGGCCGCTCGCTCATCGAACTGTCGGGCGAAGTGCGCGTGAAGATGACGGAAACCATCGGAATCGTGGGTTTTGTAGACGCCGGAAACGCCTACGAAGACAGTTTTCCCGACTTTTCGGAGGGCCTGAAGATAGGCGTGGGCGCGGGCGTGCGCTACTTTACGCCGATAGGGCCGCTTCGGATCGATGCGGCCATACCGTTGGATCCGGAACAGGATGACCCGGATTTCGCCCTCTATGTCGGTCTGAGCCAGGCGTTTTAA
- a CDS encoding PaaI family thioesterase, producing the protein MQPVMTAGEIMEMLDREFPQIHAGGKVYSISSVSPGEAVVRLTASELHLRPGGTVSGPSMMALADLAAYVVILAHIGPVALAVTTNLNINFLRKPGPGDLLCTCRLLKLGKRLAVVDCAIAGERDEDLVAHATATYSVPPR; encoded by the coding sequence ATGCAGCCGGTCATGACTGCTGGGGAAATCATGGAGATGCTGGACAGGGAATTCCCGCAGATCCATGCCGGAGGCAAGGTATATTCCATCAGCAGCGTATCGCCTGGTGAAGCCGTTGTGCGTCTGACGGCGAGCGAGTTGCATTTGCGGCCGGGGGGAACGGTATCCGGACCGTCGATGATGGCACTGGCGGACTTGGCAGCCTATGTGGTGATCCTGGCTCACATCGGTCCGGTCGCGCTGGCGGTCACCACCAATTTGAACATCAACTTCCTGCGCAAGCCCGGGCCGGGCGATCTGCTTTGCACCTGCCGTCTGCTGAAGCTCGGCAAGCGCCTTGCGGTCGTTGACTGTGCCATCGCGGGGGAGCGAGACGAGGACCTGGTGGCCCATGCAACGGCGACCTATTCCGTCCCGCCGCGATAG
- a CDS encoding trimethylamine methyltransferase family protein, whose amino-acid sequence MSDAAQSGRRGRNARRERRQSGPGGQAVPYISRNIPLYDVLSDEGAEQIEANAERILAEIGLEFREDPEVIGIWKAAGAEIDGERVRFPKGMLQEILKTAPSQFTQHARNPARNVEIGGNNLVFAPVYGPPFVTDLDQGRRYGTIEDFRNFVKLAYMSPWMHHSGGTVCEPVDQPVNKRHFDMVYSHIKYSDKPFMGSVTAPERAEDSVKMAQITFGEDFVDQNCVMIQLINANSPLVFDSTMLGALKVYARHNQACIVSPFILAGAMSPVTVAGTLSQILAEAMAGCALTQLIRPGAPVVFGAFVSSISMQSGAPTFGSPEGSLLLNGAAKLARRLKLPFRSGGSFTASKVPDAQSAQESAQTILATVQSGVNFALHSAGWLEGGLCSSYEKFVMDADQLGMMHVLAQGIEVNEETLAMDALKEVGPGGHFLGASHTQRNFESAFYRSSIADNNSYEQWLADGQQDAARRANVRWKELLRGYTGPELDPGIDEALQAFMQERKASFPDSNI is encoded by the coding sequence ATGTCAGACGCCGCCCAATCAGGCCGCCGTGGAAGAAATGCCCGCCGGGAACGCAGGCAATCCGGACCAGGCGGGCAGGCTGTCCCCTACATTTCCAGAAATATTCCGCTCTATGACGTGCTCAGCGATGAAGGCGCGGAGCAGATCGAAGCGAACGCCGAGCGGATTCTGGCGGAAATCGGCCTCGAATTCCGCGAAGATCCTGAAGTCATAGGCATCTGGAAGGCCGCGGGCGCGGAAATTGACGGCGAGCGCGTGCGCTTTCCCAAAGGCATGCTTCAGGAAATCCTCAAAACCGCCCCTTCGCAGTTCACCCAGCATGCCCGCAATCCGGCGCGGAATGTCGAGATCGGCGGCAACAACCTGGTGTTTGCACCGGTTTACGGACCTCCCTTCGTCACGGATCTCGATCAGGGCCGTCGCTACGGCACCATCGAGGATTTCCGCAATTTCGTGAAACTGGCCTACATGTCGCCCTGGATGCACCATTCGGGAGGCACCGTTTGCGAACCGGTGGACCAGCCGGTGAACAAGCGCCATTTCGACATGGTCTACTCGCACATCAAGTATTCCGACAAGCCGTTCATGGGCTCGGTCACCGCGCCGGAGCGGGCCGAAGATTCCGTGAAGATGGCTCAGATCACGTTCGGCGAAGACTTCGTCGACCAGAACTGCGTCATGATCCAGTTGATCAACGCCAACTCACCGCTGGTGTTCGATTCGACCATGCTTGGTGCGCTGAAGGTCTATGCCCGCCACAATCAGGCCTGCATCGTCTCCCCCTTCATCCTGGCCGGTGCAATGAGCCCGGTGACGGTTGCCGGAACGCTGTCGCAGATCCTTGCCGAAGCCATGGCCGGATGTGCCCTCACGCAGCTGATCCGCCCGGGTGCGCCCGTGGTTTTCGGCGCCTTCGTCAGCTCCATTTCCATGCAGTCCGGAGCTCCCACATTCGGCAGCCCGGAAGGCTCTCTCCTCCTGAACGGCGCGGCAAAGCTAGCGCGGCGGCTCAAACTGCCCTTCCGCTCGGGCGGATCTTTCACCGCGTCCAAGGTTCCGGACGCGCAATCGGCGCAGGAGTCGGCCCAGACCATTCTTGCCACCGTTCAGTCCGGCGTGAACTTTGCCCTCCACTCGGCCGGCTGGCTGGAAGGCGGCCTGTGTTCTTCCTACGAGAAGTTCGTCATGGATGCGGACCAGCTGGGCATGATGCATGTCCTGGCGCAGGGCATCGAGGTTAACGAAGAAACGCTGGCCATGGATGCCTTGAAGGAAGTGGGCCCAGGCGGTCACTTCCTGGGCGCCTCCCACACGCAGCGCAACTTCGAAAGCGCCTTCTACCGGTCCTCGATCGCGGACAACAACTCGTATGAGCAATGGCTGGCGGACGGACAGCAGGATGCCGCCCGGCGCGCGAATGTACGCTGGAAGGAGCTGCTCAGGGGCTATACGGGACCGGAACTCGATCCGGGCATCGATGAAGCCCTGCAGGCCTTCATGCAGGAGCGGAAGGCATCTTTCCCGGACAGCAACATCTGA
- a CDS encoding AGE family epimerase/isomerase, with amino-acid sequence MTATDQTADIKTVMQLSDELTTWLLEKALPVWSTVGANHKAGECYEAISLDDTKAITSPRRARVVPRQIYSFLEGANLGWGGPARDLAKGLFDWHVDRFLTDDGYFAAAVDMDNRITDRSFDLYNQAFALFAFAQIAAHVPECRIAAVDQAANLVNHLFDNYRHPEGGFREANPDKAPLCSNPHMHLFEACLAWEEVSDDPAWQELSDEIAELALTRFIDPVNGGLREFFDLDWSPMPGEKGRVMEPGHQFEWAWLLTRWGRSRGDAGALVAARRLYDIGWTYGIDESRGAAFMALNEDFTVRDPVARLWGQTEWIKAAVALAQISIGAEQEAYLSDIPDAVRALQLYFEDVPDGLWRDKLRPDGSFIDEPAPASSLYHIVCAISDLNAFARTL; translated from the coding sequence ATGACCGCCACAGACCAGACCGCCGACATCAAGACCGTGATGCAACTCTCCGACGAACTAACGACCTGGCTGCTGGAAAAGGCCCTTCCGGTGTGGTCGACGGTGGGTGCAAACCACAAGGCGGGTGAGTGTTACGAGGCGATAAGCCTGGACGATACCAAGGCGATCACCTCCCCGCGCCGCGCCCGCGTCGTTCCCCGCCAGATCTATTCCTTCCTGGAGGGCGCCAACCTCGGCTGGGGCGGGCCGGCAAGGGACCTGGCCAAAGGGCTTTTCGACTGGCACGTGGACAGGTTCCTCACCGACGACGGCTATTTTGCCGCCGCGGTGGATATGGACAACCGGATCACGGATCGCTCGTTCGATCTCTACAATCAGGCCTTCGCATTGTTCGCCTTCGCCCAGATCGCGGCGCATGTTCCAGAGTGCCGAATCGCGGCCGTCGACCAGGCCGCAAATCTCGTGAACCATCTGTTCGACAACTACCGCCATCCGGAGGGCGGCTTCCGGGAGGCCAACCCGGACAAGGCGCCGCTCTGCTCGAATCCGCACATGCACCTTTTCGAGGCCTGTCTTGCCTGGGAAGAGGTGTCCGACGACCCGGCCTGGCAAGAGCTATCGGACGAAATCGCTGAGCTTGCGCTGACGCGGTTCATCGATCCGGTGAATGGCGGCCTGCGGGAGTTCTTCGACCTGGACTGGTCACCGATGCCCGGCGAAAAGGGACGTGTCATGGAGCCCGGCCATCAATTCGAGTGGGCATGGCTGCTGACAAGGTGGGGCCGGTCCCGTGGCGATGCCGGCGCCCTGGTCGCCGCCCGGCGCCTATATGACATCGGCTGGACCTATGGTATCGACGAAAGCCGCGGCGCGGCGTTCATGGCACTGAACGAGGACTTCACCGTGCGCGATCCGGTCGCCCGGCTGTGGGGACAGACCGAATGGATAAAGGCGGCGGTCGCCCTGGCGCAGATCTCGATCGGCGCGGAACAGGAAGCCTATCTGTCCGACATTCCCGACGCCGTTCGTGCCCTTCAGCTCTATTTCGAGGATGTGCCGGATGGTTTGTGGCGCGACAAGCTCCGCCCGGACGGATCATTCATCGACGAACCGGCGCCCGCCAGCTCGCTCTATCATATCGTCTGCGCCATCTCCGACCTGAACGCCTTTGCGCGTACTCTCTAG